A genomic window from Lotus japonicus ecotype B-129 chromosome 1, LjGifu_v1.2 includes:
- the LOC130732598 gene encoding auxin-responsive protein SAUR15-like, with product MLGKTKMVSIKKLAKKVKVVGGVDPDRGHLLEGYKEEENSTKQTTPTGFFAIYVGEERQRQVVPTRYLSHPLFKMLLEKAYDEFGFDQRNGLVVPCGVSAFQEVVDAIECNNGKFDLGKILAEIV from the coding sequence ATGCTAGGAAAGACAAAAATGGTGTCAATTAAGAAACTAGCAAAAAAAGTGAAGGTTGTGGGTGGAGTTGACCCTGACCGAGGTCATTTGCTAGAGGGatacaaggaagaagaaaactcAACCAAGCAGACAACCCCAACTGGATTTTTTGCAATTTATGTTGGGGAGGAGCGGCAGAGACAAGTGGTTCCAACCCGGTACCTTTCTCATCCTCTGTTCAAGATGCTGCTGGAGAAGGCTTATGATGAATTTGGGTTTGATCAGAGGAATGGCCTGGTAGTTCCGTGCGGTGTTTCTGCATTTCAGGAAGTAGTGGATGCTATAGAATGCAACAATGGCAAGTTTGACTTGGGGAAAATCTTAGCTGAAATTGTTTGA
- the LOC130723837 gene encoding uncharacterized protein LOC130723837, producing MLKVGVPIMLLRNIDQAAGLCNGIRLRVTHLTQYIIVVTVLSRIRQGKSKTEYILRITLTPFDSGLPFQFSRRQFPMTLCFTMTINKSQGQSLSHVGLYLLRPVFTHGKLYVALSRVKSRKGLKVLIVDEQRVVSSSTRNVVYKEVFENV from the coding sequence ATGTTGAAAGTTGGAGTTCCGATCATGCTTCTGCGAAACATAGACCAAGCGGCTGGTCTGTGTAATGGGATCCGGTTGAGAGTTACTCATCTTACTCAGTATATAATTGTTGTGACTGTTTTATCAAGAATCAGGCAGGGTAAAAGTAAAACTGAGTACATTCTGAGGATAACCTTAACGCCTTTTGACTCTGGTCTTCCCTTCCAATTCTCTCGAAGGCAATTCCCGATGACTTTATGCTTCACGATGACTATAAACAAGAGTCAAGGCCAGTCCCTTTCTCATGTCGGTTTGTACCTTCTGAGGCCTGTGTTTACTCATGGAAAGTTGTATGTCGCTCTCTCAAGGGTGAAGTCTAGAAAAGGGCTTAAGGTGCTTATTGTGGATGAGCAAAGGGTAGTTTCGAGCTCCACGCGCAATGTTGTCTACaaagaagtttttgagaacgTGTGA